Proteins encoded together in one Carassius auratus strain Wakin chromosome 32, ASM336829v1, whole genome shotgun sequence window:
- the LOC113052539 gene encoding calretinin-like — translation MANKAAEPVSLHLAELTATQFLDIWNKFDADGNGCIEGKELEHFIRELELARKSVSVDPSNASFKDRMKEFMQKFDENGDGKIEMSELAQILPTEENFLLCFRQFVGSSAEFMAAWRKYDTDRSGYIEANELKGFLSDLLKKANRHYDDKKLNEYTQTILKMFDLNGDGKLGLSEMARLLPVKENFLLKFQNFKLSAEEFEAIFTYYDKDGNGFIDEHELDALLRDLYQKQKMVVDPQNLASSKKSIMALSDGGKLFRTELEIVLCKDPSV, via the exons ATGGCGAATAAAGCAGCAGAGCCTGTTTCATTGCACCTGGCGGAACTCACTGCTACCCAGTTCCTCGACATCTGGAATAAATTCGATGCTGATG GAAATGGTTGCATTGAAGGGAAGGAACTGGAACATTTCATTCGTGAGCTCGAGCTAGCAAGGAAAAGTGTGAGTGTG GATCCTTCAAATGCTTCGTTCAAAGACAGGATGAAAGAGTTCATGCAAAAATTCGATGAGAACGGTGATGGGAAGATTGAGATGTCAGAG CTTGCCCAAATCCTGCCAACTGAGGAGAATTTTCTATTGTGCTTCAGACAGTTTGTGGGATCCAGTGCAGAGTTTATGGCA GCATGGAGAAAATATGATACTGACCGTAGCGGATACATTGAAGCCAATGAACTGAAG GGCTTTCTCTCAGACTTGCTGAAGAAAGCAAACAGACATTATGATGACAAGAAACTGAATGAATATACACAGACCATA CTTAAAATGTTTGACCTGAATGGTGATGGGAAACTGGGATTGTCTGAAATGGCTAG ACTGCTTCCTGTAAAGGAGAATTTTCTGCTCAAGTTTCAG AATTTCAAACTATCTGCTGAAGAATTTGAAGCAATTTTCACCTATTATGATAAG GATGGAAATGGTTTCATTGATGAACATGAACTAGATGCACTGCTGAGAGACCTctaccaaaaacaaaaaatg GTTGTTGACCCTCAAAACCTGGCTAGCTCAAAGAAGAGCATCATGGCGTTGTCAGACGGAGGAAAGCTGTTCCGCACAGAGCTGGAGATTGTGTTATGCAAGGATCCGTCAGTGTGA